In Kogia breviceps isolate mKogBre1 chromosome 9, mKogBre1 haplotype 1, whole genome shotgun sequence, a single window of DNA contains:
- the ING3 gene encoding inhibitor of growth protein 3 isoform X1, translating to MLYLEDYLEMIEQLPMDLRDRFTEMREMDLQVQNAMDQLEQRVSEFFMNAKKNKPEWREEQMASIKKDYYKALEDADEKVQLANQIYDLVDRHLRKLDQELAKFKMELEADNAGITEILERRSLELDTPSQPVNNHHAHSHTPVEKRKYNPTSHHTTTDHIPEKKFKSEALLSTLTSDASKENTLGCRNNNSTASSNNAYNVNSSQPLASYNIGSLSSGTGAGAITMAAAQAVQATAQMKEGRRTSSLKASYEAFKNNDFQLGKEFSMPREAAGYSSSSALMTTLTQNASSSAADSRSGRKSKNNNKSSSQQSSSSSSSSSLSSCSSSSTVVQEISQQTTVVPESDSNSQVDWTYDPNEPRYCICNQVSYGEMVGCDNQDCPIEWFHYGCVGLTEAPKGKWYCPQCTAAMKRRGSRHK from the exons ATGTTGTACCTAGAGGACTATCTGGAAA TGATTGAGCAGCTTCCAATGGACCTGCGGGACCGCTTCACCGAGATGCGCGAGATGGACCTGCAGGTGCAGA ATGCAATGGATCAGCTAGAACAAAGAGTCAGTGAATTCTTCatgaatgcaaagaaaaataaaccggAGTGGAGAGAAGAGCAAATGGCATCCATTAAAAAG GATTACTATAAAGCTTTGGAGGATGCAGACGAGAAGGTACAGTTGGCAAACCAGATATATGACTTG GTAGATCGACACTTGAGAAAGCTGGATCAGGAACTGGCTAAGtttaaaatggagctggaagctGATAATGCTGGAATTACAGAAATATTAGAGAGGC gatctcTGGAATTAGATACTCCTTCACAGCCAGTGAACAATCACCATGCTCACTCACATACTCCAGTGGAAA aAAGGAAATATAATCCAACTTCTCACCATACGACAACAGATCATATACCTGAAAAGAAGTTTAAATCTGAAGCTCTTTTATCTACCCTAACATCAGATGCCTCTAAGGAAAATACGCTAG GTTGTCGAAATAATAATTCTACAGCCTCTTCTAACAATGCTTATAATGTGAAttcctcccagcctctggcaTCCTATAATATTGGCTCCTTGTCTTCAGGAACTGGTGCAGGGGCAATTACCATGGCAGCAGCTCAAGCAGTTCAAGCTACAGCTCag ATGAAAGAGGGACGAAGAACATCAAGTTTAAAAGCCAGTTATGAAGCATTTAAGAATAATGACTTTCAGCTGGGAAAAGAGTTTTCCATGCCCAGGGAAGCAGCTGGCTATTCATCATCTTCAGCGCTCATGACTACATTGACACAGAATGCTAGCTCATCAGCAGCAGATTCACGGAGTGGGAGAAAGAGCAA AAACAACAACAAGTCTTCAAGCCAGCAGtcatcatcttcctcctcctcttcttccttgtcATCATGTTCTTCGTCATCAACTGTTGTACAAGAAATCTCTCAACAAACAACAGTTGTACCAGAATCTGATTCGAACAGTCAGGTTGATTGGACTTATGACCCAAATGAACCACGATACTGCATTTGTAATCAG GTATCCTATGGTGAGATGGTGGGCTGTGATAACCAAGAT TGCCCCATAGAATGGTTCCATTATGGATGTGTTGGATTGACAGAAGCACCAAAAGGAAAATGGTACTGTCCACAGTGCACTGCTGCCATGAAAAGAAGAGGCAGTCGGCACAAATAA
- the ING3 gene encoding inhibitor of growth protein 3 isoform X2 → MLYLEDYLEMIEQLPMDLRDRFTEMREMDLQVQNAMDQLEQRVSEFFMNAKKNKPEWREEQMASIKKDYYKALEDADEKVQLANQIYDLVDRHLRKLDQELAKFKMELEADNAGITEILERRSLELDTPSQPVNNHHAHSHTPVEKRKYNPTSHHTTTDHIPEKKFKSEALLSTLTSDASKENTLGTGAGAITMAAAQAVQATAQMKEGRRTSSLKASYEAFKNNDFQLGKEFSMPREAAGYSSSSALMTTLTQNASSSAADSRSGRKSKNNNKSSSQQSSSSSSSSSLSSCSSSSTVVQEISQQTTVVPESDSNSQVDWTYDPNEPRYCICNQVSYGEMVGCDNQDCPIEWFHYGCVGLTEAPKGKWYCPQCTAAMKRRGSRHK, encoded by the exons ATGTTGTACCTAGAGGACTATCTGGAAA TGATTGAGCAGCTTCCAATGGACCTGCGGGACCGCTTCACCGAGATGCGCGAGATGGACCTGCAGGTGCAGA ATGCAATGGATCAGCTAGAACAAAGAGTCAGTGAATTCTTCatgaatgcaaagaaaaataaaccggAGTGGAGAGAAGAGCAAATGGCATCCATTAAAAAG GATTACTATAAAGCTTTGGAGGATGCAGACGAGAAGGTACAGTTGGCAAACCAGATATATGACTTG GTAGATCGACACTTGAGAAAGCTGGATCAGGAACTGGCTAAGtttaaaatggagctggaagctGATAATGCTGGAATTACAGAAATATTAGAGAGGC gatctcTGGAATTAGATACTCCTTCACAGCCAGTGAACAATCACCATGCTCACTCACATACTCCAGTGGAAA aAAGGAAATATAATCCAACTTCTCACCATACGACAACAGATCATATACCTGAAAAGAAGTTTAAATCTGAAGCTCTTTTATCTACCCTAACATCAGATGCCTCTAAGGAAAATACGCTAG GAACTGGTGCAGGGGCAATTACCATGGCAGCAGCTCAAGCAGTTCAAGCTACAGCTCag ATGAAAGAGGGACGAAGAACATCAAGTTTAAAAGCCAGTTATGAAGCATTTAAGAATAATGACTTTCAGCTGGGAAAAGAGTTTTCCATGCCCAGGGAAGCAGCTGGCTATTCATCATCTTCAGCGCTCATGACTACATTGACACAGAATGCTAGCTCATCAGCAGCAGATTCACGGAGTGGGAGAAAGAGCAA AAACAACAACAAGTCTTCAAGCCAGCAGtcatcatcttcctcctcctcttcttccttgtcATCATGTTCTTCGTCATCAACTGTTGTACAAGAAATCTCTCAACAAACAACAGTTGTACCAGAATCTGATTCGAACAGTCAGGTTGATTGGACTTATGACCCAAATGAACCACGATACTGCATTTGTAATCAG GTATCCTATGGTGAGATGGTGGGCTGTGATAACCAAGAT TGCCCCATAGAATGGTTCCATTATGGATGTGTTGGATTGACAGAAGCACCAAAAGGAAAATGGTACTGTCCACAGTGCACTGCTGCCATGAAAAGAAGAGGCAGTCGGCACAAATAA